Part of the Spiribacter salinus M19-40 genome, GACCGCGGTCTGTCCGCCTTTGCCGAACAAATGCTGCCGGGTGAGCGCGCCCACGATCAGGGGAACCACCACGTACAGGCCCACCGATAGCAACAGCGTCTGCCACGGCACGATCACCTCGGCCACGCCGAGCAGCAGGGCGACCAGTGGGGCGAAGGCGAAGATCATAATCAGGTCATTAATCGCGACCTGGACGAGGGTGTAGGTGGCGTCTCCCTCGGTAAGCTGGCTCCAGACAAACACCATCGCCGTACACGGCGCGGCGCCCAGCAGGATCATCCCGGCGATATAGGCCTTGGCGTCATCGGGGGGCACCAGGCCGGCGAAAAAACCCTCGAAGAACAGCAGAGCCAGCCCCGCCATGGTGAACGGCTTGATCAGCCAGTTGATCACCAGGGTAATGGTCAGGCCCTTGGGCCGGTCGCCCGCATGGCGCAGTGAACTGAAGTCCACATTGATCATCATCGGGTAGACCATCGCCCAAATGAGCACGGCCACGACCAGGTTGACGTTGGCGATCTCCAGACCGCTCAGCCACTCAAAGGCGGAGGGGAAAAACTTACCCAGGGCGATCCCCGCGACGATGGCGAGCGCCACCCAGACACTGAGATAACGCTCGAACCGACCCATGACCTCGCCGGTTGCACGCCGGGCGGTTACATCACACTGTGCACTCATTACTGACACTCACTTCGGTTTTTCGCGATGGCGCGGGTGACGCGCCGCTCGTCGTCGGTGTAGGGCGGTTTGTCGGCTAATGACTGACAGATGGCATCGACGGTGGTGCGCAGCCAGTCGGGTCGATCATGCCGCAGCTGATAGTGGATCCATTGCCCGCTGCGGCGCGTTTCCACGAGACCGCTGTCGCGTAGCGTGGCCAGATGGCGGGACATCTTGGGCTGACTCACTCCCAGGGTCTCGGTAAGCTCGCAGACGCACAGCTCACCACGGCGGTTGAGCAACACCACCGCCCGCAGGCGTGTCTCATCGCCGAGCAGCCGAAACAGCTCCGTGGCGCTCAACGCTTGAGCAGCATCGGTGTGATGCGCTTCCATCACTCTTCCTCAGGCTGGGTTTTGCCGATGGACTCGAGCTTGTCCTGGAGCTTGAGCCGATCCAGCGAGGCGATGGGCAGATTGGTGAACAGCCCAATGCGGCTGCGCAGGGCAATAAACGCATCGCGGAAGGCCCGCTCGCGGACCTCATCCGAGCCCTCAACCGCTGCGGGATCGGGCATACCCCAGTGGGCCGTCATGGGCTGACCCGGCCAGATCGGGCAGGGTTCGGCGGCCGCCTGGTCGCACACGGTAAACACGAAATCCATTTTCGGGGCATCTGGGCCGCTGAAGACATCCCAGTTTTTGCTGTGCAGTCCCTCCGTGGGGAGTCGCATCTGCTCGAGGAGCTTGATCGCCAGCGGATTCACCTGCCCGGCCGGGAAGCTGCCCGCGCTGTAGCCGGTGAACTGGCCCCGGCCCGTGTGGTTGATGAGCGCCTCGGCCAGGATGCTCCGTGCCGAGTTGCCGGTGCAGAGAAACAAAACGTTGTAGTGGGACATACCGCTTCTTCCTGGCTATGGAAGCGTCAGTATATCTGCCAAAACGAATATATGGAATGACAGATGTATGGCAGTCAGGTGGTGCGGACAACCGGCAGTCGCGAGTGTGACTTCACCACCTTAAGTGCCAAGCTCGACTGAATGTTGGCCACACCCTCAATCTTTGCCAGCTGATCCACGATCAGGCGCTCGAGGGCCTGTGCATCAGCGACCAGCACGCGCAGCAGATAATCGGACTGGCCGGTCATGAGGTAGCACTCCATGACCTCGGGCAGGGCGCGCGCGGCCCCCTCAAAGTTCTCAAGCGCGTTGCGAACCTGTCGATCCAGACTGACGTGAATGAACACGTTCACATTCAGCCCGAGCTTCTCGGGGGCGATTTCTGCGGTGTACCGATCAATGATGCCTGAGGCCTCCAGCGCCCGGACGCGGGCCAGGCATGGCGACGGTGTCAGATTGACCCGCTCCGCCAGCTCCACATTGGTCAGTCGTGCGTTGTCTTGCAGCGCCTCAAGAATCCGCAGATCAGTGCGGTCAAGGTGTTGTTTCGACATATAGTGCCTCAATTACCTATTTATCCGGAACAATAGCGTACTTTGGCATCAGTCTGCCGGCTAAAAATATTGCCATCTGCCGTCTGGCCTCCCGTAGTCTTTCAACCATGACTACCGAACACATCCTTTCCGACGCCGATCCCGACGAGACCCACGACTGGCTGGCAGCCCTCAATTCGGCCCTTGCGACCGGGGGCGCCGCGCGGAGCCAGTTCCTCATCCGCCAGCTGGTGGATGCCGCCCGGGCGGCAGGCGTGGAGCTGGATTTGCCGCTGTCGACGCCGTATCGCAACACGATCCGCCCCGAGGACGAGCCGACCTTCCCCGGTGATGTCACACTGGAGGGGCGGCTTTCGGCGATCATCCGCTGGAATGCACTCGCGATGGTGGTCCGAGCCAATCGGGCGGATGCGAGCCTTGGTGGGCATATCGCAAGCTATGCCTCGGCCGCTGATCTCTTTGAAGTGGGCTTTAATCATTTTTTCCGCGCCCAGGTGGATGACGGCCCAGGAGACCTCGTGTTCCTGCAGCCGCACTCCGCACCCGGCGTCTATGCCCGGGCCTACCTCGAGGGCCGGCTGGATGAGTCGCAGATCGCCCACTACCGGCGCGAGGTCGACGGCCAGGGCCTGTCCTCGTATCCGCATCCCTGGCTGATGCCCGACTTCTGGCAGTTCCCAACGGGCTCCATGGGCCTGGGCCCGCTCCAGGCGGTTTATCAGGCGCGCTTCATGCGCTATCTCGAGGCGCGCGGGATGATCGCGCCGAGCAACCGGCGGGTGTGGGGGATTTTCGGCGACGGTGAGATGGACGAGCCGGAGAGCATTGGTGCCCTCGGGCTAGCCGCCCGTGAGGGCCTCGATAACCTCGTGTTCGTCATCAACTGCAATCTTCAGCGTCTGGACGGCCCGGTCCGGGGTAACGGCCAGATCATCCAGGAGCTCGAGGGGCTCTACCGCGGGGCTGGGTGGAACGTTATCAAGGTGCTGTGGGGGTCGGATTGGGATGATCTGTTTGCCCGTGACACCGAGGGGGTGCTCGCGGAATACCTCCAGAAGACCCTCGATGGCGACTTCCAGACCCTTGCGGCGACGGACGGGCAGTTCAATCGGGAGCATTTCTTCTCGCGCGATCCCCGCCTGCAAGCGCTGGTGGCGCACCTGACCGATGAGCAGATCGACCGACTCCGCCGGGGCGGTCACGACATCGTGAAGATCAGTGCGGCCTACCAGCAGGCGATGCAGGCCAATGGCCGGCCCACGGTTATCCTCGCCAAGACGAAAAAGGGCTACGGCATGGGCCATTGGGGCCAGGGCACCATGACCAGTCATCAGCAGAAAAAGCTGGATGAGGAGGCTTTGCTCGCCTTCCGTGACCGCTTCCAGCTGCCGCTGGATGACGAGGCCGTGACCGACCTGTCGTTCTACCGGCCGCCGGCGGACAGCCCGGAGATGCAATACCTGCATCAGCATCGCGAGGCGCTGGGCGGCTACCTGCCCCGACGCCAGCAAACGGCGGACGTCATCCCGGTGCCCGCGCTGGATCGCTATGCCGGTTTCGCGATGGAAGAGACCAGTCGGCCCATTTCCACCACCATGGCCTGGGCCCGGATGCTGAGCGGCCTGCTGCGGGACAAGACCCTCGGCCCGCGCATCGTGCCGATCGTGGCGGATGAGGCGCGCACCTTCGGCATCGCCAATCTCTTCCGTCAGATCGGGATTTACTCGCCCCAGGGGCAGCGCTACCAGCCCCAGGACGCCGACTCCATGCTGGTCTACCGCGAGCATGAGCAGGGTCAGCTCCTCGAAGAGGGGATCTCGGAGGCGGGGGCGCTGGCCTCATGGGTTGCCGCTGGCACCGCCTACAGCACCCATGGCACGGCCATGCTGCCGATGTATATCTACTACTCCATGTTCGGCTTCCAGCGGGTTGGCGATCTGATGTGGGCCGCTGCTGAGCAGCGCAGCCGTGGGTTCTTGCTGGGGGCGACCGCGGGCCGCACCACGCTGAACGGCGAGGGCTTGCAGCATCAGGACGGCAGCAGCCATGTGTTGATGGCCACCATCCCGAACTGCCGCTGCTGGGATCCCGCGTTCGCCTTCGAGCTGGCGGCCATCATGGATCAGGGCATGCGCGAGATGCTCGAGGACCAGCAGGATGTCTTCTACTACATCACGGTCATGAACGAGGCCTATACCCAGCCCGCCTGGCCTGATCATGTCAGCCAGGCCGATATCCTCTCCGGGCTTTACTGCTATCGGCCGACGTCTAACCTGGATCGTGCCCCGGATGTCCGTTTGGTGGGCTCCGGTGCCATCCTGAATGAGGTCATTGCCGCCGCGGATCAGCTCGCCGCCGAGGGCGTTACTGCTGAGGTGTGGAGCGCCACGAGCTACAGCGAGCTGGAGCGAACTGGCGCCGCGCATGTCAGCGCCTGTCTGGACGGCGACGCGCCGGTGATCATGGCCAGTGATTATGTGAAGGCCTGGCCCGCCCGGATCGCGCCCTTTATCCATGCCCCGGTCACGTTGCTCGGCACGGACGACTTTGGCCGCTCTGATCAGCGCGAGGCCCTGCGCCGCTACTTTGGCGTTGATCGGGATACAATCGCGCAGTCCGCCATCGAGGCACTGAAGACCTCGAGCGCCTAGACCCCCAAACGAGGAGAGCCACCCATGAATCTCAATCGACTGCTGCGCGAGCGCCTGGACGCCGGCCGCCCCGTCAGGGCCGGCCTGATCGGGGCGGGCAAGTTCGGCTCCATGTTCCTGAGTCAGGTCCCGACCACGCTCGGCCTCGAGGTCAGCGCCATCGCCGATCTCGATCCAGACCGGGCGCGCGCTGCCTGCCGGGCCGTGCATTGGAGCGAGTCGCAGATCGACGCGGTCGCCTTTGTCGCGGATGGCGCCGAGCTGTGTGCCCGCGATGATGTGGACGTTGTCATCGAGGCGACGGGCCACCCGGCCGCAGGCATTCGTCATGCCCTCGCCGCCATTGAGGCCGGCCGGCATATCGTGATGGTGAATGTGGAAGCCGACGTGCTGGCCGGCCCCCTGCTGGCCGAGCGGGCCCGGGCGCAGGGCGTGGTCTACTCCATGGCCTATGGCGATCAGCCCGCCCTGACCTCAGAGCTCGTGGACTGGGCTCGGGCCACCGGGTTCGAGGTAGTGGCTGCCGGCAAGGGCACCAAGTACCTGCCCGCCTACCATCAGGTCACCCCGGATGACGTGTGGTCGCATTACGGGCTGACGGCGGCTGAGGCGGCGGCCGCCGGCATGAACCCGCAGATGTTCAATAGTTTCCTGGACGGCACGAAGTCGGCAATCGAGATGGCGGCCATCGCCAATGCCTGTGAACTGGCCGTCCCCGCGGATGGGCTCGCTTTCCCGCCCTGTGGTGTGGATGACCTCGCCCATGTGCTGCGCCCGCAGTCTGTCGGCGGCTGCCTGCCCCAAGCCGGCATGGTGGAAGTCGTCAGCAGCCTCGAGCGCGATGGCCGGCCCGTTTACCGGGATCTGCGCTGGGGTGTCTACGTGGTCCTGAAGGCCCCCAACGACTATGCCGCCGCCTGCTTTCGGCAGTACGGGCTGCCCACGGACAGCACGGGTCAGTACGCCGCCATGCACAAGCCGTTTCATCTGATTGGCCTGGAGCTGGGCATCAGCGTGCTCTCGGCCGCTCTACGAGGTGAGCCGACGGGCCAGACCCGCGGATGGATAGGTGACGTCGCCGCGGTGGCGAAGCGTCCGCTGCGGGCTGGGGAAACCCTCGATGGCGAGGGCGGTTATACCGTCTGGGGCAAACTGCTGAGCGCCGCGCAGAGTGCGAAGCAACAAGCCCTGCCCATTGGCCTGGCCCACGGCATCACGCTCACGCGGGATGTCCCCGCGGGTGCGGTGCTGACCAGTAACGACGTGGCGCTGGGCGATCAGCCGGCTGTAGCCATTCGCCAGGAAATGGTCAGCCGGTATCAGCCATCGCCTTGAGCGGGTCTACGGGGACTGCGTGGTAAACCAGCGCGGCAGGCGCAGCGACCAGAAAATGACGACCGCCCGCAGAGAAAAGGCAATCACGGTGCCGGCGAGGAGGCCTTCCGGCCCGTGCTCGGGCGAGAACTGCAGCGTCAGCAGCATGACGAGGCAGCCGATAACCACGGGCATGGCATACACCTCATCGCTCATCAGCAGGGTTTTCCGTCCGGCGAGCACATCCCGGATCAGCCCGCCGCCGATGGCGGTAATCACGCCCATCATCAACGGCCCGATCGGCCAGGCAAACCCCAGCTCATAGGCCTTATAGGCGCCGCCGATCCCAAACATCGCTGCGCCCAGGCCATCAATGTAGACCATCAGCGAGAACATCACGGGTCGGGCAAAGAACGACATGGCGACGAAGGTCAGAATGCTGGCCAGCACGGCAAAGCGGATATACGCCAGGTCGAGCGACCAGAAGATCGGAACATCCAGGATCAGATCCCGCACCGTCCCGCCGCCGACCGCGGCGATGACCCCCAGCATGATGGCCGAGAAGAAGTCGACGCGGCGCTCGGCCACCGCCAGGACGCCCGTGACGGCGAAGGCGATTGTCGCCGCCATCGCCAGAAGGACATTGGTGTCGTTGAGGTTCACTGGACGCGAGCGAACAATGAGGGGGTAGGTCGAGTGGGGTTGTTCACGGCGAGCCTCACGCTGCGGGAGAGCCGTATTGCGCTCCACTTACCTTGCCTAAGGTAGGCCATTTCCGTGTCTATGGCTGTCTTTAATTGCTCATCCACGACCGAAGTGCTCTATCGATCGAAATAAAACCGCCGCTGACATCCAAGCCAGCGGCGGTTTCTTAGCGACAACGCTGATCGGGCGGTTTTAGTACTCGAAGATGAGCCCAGCGACGGCGAGCGAGTCGTTATCGCCTGCATCGCCGAATCCATCAAAGTCGCCGTACTCGGCAAAGATGAGCAGGCCTTCGGCCACGTCATAGTTGGCACCCACCGCAACCTGAGAGCCGTCGTTGCCGTTATCGACGGAGACGTCCTGGACTGCGCCGTACAGTGATCCCATGCCATAGTCGAAATTCAGCGCCAGGGCGGTAGCATCGGTGTCGTTGCCGTCCTTGTTGCTCTGATTGGCATAGCGGGCTGAGGCTTCCAGTGTATCCGTCAGGCCGATGACTGCAGCGACGCCGTACACGCCATCCTCAGACTGGAAGTTGTTGTTGGTTTCGGCATCCACCGAACCACGGTCGTCATAGGCGGCCCGCAGAGAGAGGTTGCCCACATCGTATTGGGCTGCGGCGATCAGGCTGAGCTCGGTGCTGGTTTGATTGGTCGTCGTTGTCTCGTCCGCGATCCGTGTCTGCAGCCTGAAGGAGAAATCTCCCAACTCCGGGCTGTAGTAGGTGACCATGTTGTCCTCGGTCGTGCGGTCGACCTGCGCCAGTGTGGCGTTTTCGAACGGATCGACTGAATCAGAGATCAGGTCCTCGAACACGTTGTCGCTGTCGCCTACCTGAACTTCACCGAAATCCCCTGTGAATCCCAGCACGCTCATGTCGCGGGTCAGGTCGTCATCGTCATCGTCACTGTCGCCAAGCGTGTTGTAAGTGAACTCGGTGGCGATGTAACCAGTAATGCCATTACCAAGATCACGCGAGCCACCAAGGATGATTAGCGATCCGTCGTCGGTGAATTCTGTCTCGCTAGCCCCGCTGTTGTCCTCGGTGTCTCTGAAGTTCAGGACCACTTCACCACCCAATGTAAGAGTCGTGCGATCGTCAACCTCGAAGCTTGCAGCGTGGACGGATGAGAAGGTGCCCCCGAGCGCAAGCGCGGCGAGCAGCGCTGAAGATCTGTATAGCCCGTTCATGATTTTCTCCTGTTGATGAATGACGGTTGCCCATAAAGGCACGCTAATTTTATAGAACTGAGAATCATTCGCAACAAAAATCGACGCTGAGGTATCGCGCCGGGTGTTGGGCAGGACGAGGGGTATGGGGGGCTGTATTGACGGACTCTGGGGGTTAGCCGCGCCCGAGGTAGGGCATCTTCGTGGCCATGACGGTCATGAACTGCACATTCGCGTCGAGCGGCAGGTTGACGATGTAGCGCACGGCGTCGGCGACATGGCGGACATCCATCACCGGCTCGCGCATCACACTGCCATCCGGCTGCGGAATGCCGGCCTTCATCGGCTCGGTCATCGGGGTCTCGGCATTGCCGATGTCGATCTGGCTGCAGGCGATGTCATGGGCCCGGCCATCCAGCGTGATGGACTTGGTGAGCCCCGTGATCGCGTGCTTGGAGGTCGTGTACGCCACGGAATTCACCCGCGGGGCATGGGCGGAGATGGAACCGTTGTTGATGATGCGCCCGCCCTGCGGCTGCTGGTCGCGCATCAGTCGGAAGGCCCCGCGGGCCATCAGGAAGGCGCCATCCAGGTTCACGCCCAGCACCCGGCGCCAGTCATCCCAGTCCACGTCACCGATCGGCGTGGAGGCCATGAAGGCCCCGGCGTTATTAAACAGGGCGTCCAGTCGGCCGTATTCCGCGGCGATCTTTTTATAGAGGGCGTCGACCGCGGCGGGATCCCCCACATCGACCGACACCGGCAATGCCCGGTTCGGGTACGCGCCGGCGATCGCTTCCAGCGGCTCGAGGCGCCGCGCGGCGAGGACCACGCGATGCCCATCGGCCAGCATCGCCTCGGCCACGCCACGGCCGATGCCCTGACTCGCGCCGGTCACCAGAATGACCTTGTTTTCGGCTGTCATGAGTAAGCGCTCTCCTCGAAGTTCATGGCCCAGAAGTCCGTCTCAAGGCGGGTCGCCTCGCGGAATATCTGGGCGATCTGTGCAATGCGGGGCGCTGGGAGCCGCTCCATGCGCGCATTAATCCAGTCCCGCTCACTTTGCGCGGCCGCCTGGAACTCGTCACTCTCGTACATGCCGATCCAGGCGTCATAGGGGTTTGCGGCGCCGCGGACGGTGAATGACTGGGCGTTGATCCAGTCGGCGATCTCCGCATAGCCGATGACACAGGGAGCGAGGGCGACATGTAGATCCAGCAGATCGCCGCGCTGCCCGGTATCGAGCACGTAGCGCGTGTAGGCCGTGGTGGGGCGCGCCTCTGGCGTCTGTTCCAGGGCGGCCTCGCTAATCCCCCAGCCCGCGCAATACTCGACGTGCAGGCCAAGCTCCAGATCTAGAATCGCCTTCAGCCCCTCATGGGCCTGGCGCAGGTCGGCAAGCGTCCGGCTTTTATAGGCGGCTAGCGCGTAGGCACGGGCAAAGTGAATCAGGAAAAGGTAATCCTGCTGAAGGTAGTGCTGAAAGGCGGCCTTGGGGAGCGAGCCATCGGCCAATTCGCGAAGGAAGCGGTGCTGCGTATACGCCTGCCAGTCGTCATGGCAGCGGTTTTTGAGGAGGCAGAAGTTCGGGCTATCCATCGTTCGAGTATGACAAACGACGGCCAATCAGCCTATCAGTGAATGGTGGGCCCGCCAGGATTCGAACCTGGAACCAAAGGATTATGAGTCCTCTGCTCTAACCATTGAGCTACGGGCCCGATCAAAGACCTTATCTCCGCAGCCTGAACACTATAAGAGATCGTTGCGAAAACGGACATGGATTTAAGGCGAAAAAAAACCCCGCGAGGCGGGGTTTTTCTGGGGGAGGTCAGTTCTTTAGAACTGCCAGCGGCTACCGACGTATACGTTGTCGGCAGAGGTGCCGTCACTATTTTCGCCGTTGGTCATACCGACAAAGACATCCAGGCCGGCCCCCAGGAGAGTGCGAGCTTCGACGCCAGTGGAAGAATCATCATCGCCGTTTGCGCCGTCGTCACTGCCGTGCATCACGTATAGGGTGGTACTATCGGCAACCGGGATACCGGCTGCAATTGTGTACGGCATGTCTCCGTTGCTTGCCTGATCATCGTCGCGGTCCTCTACGCGCGCCGTCAGTGTAGCGACGTCAAGGTCTACCGTTCCAGCAACCGTCAGGCGCTCCGTCCGAACGGTATCGGTATCCGAGTCGCTATAGACCGCTGCGAGGGTACCAACACCGATGTCTGCGCTGATCGCGAATTGAGTATCTTCAACGCCAGCACCATTCCGAGTATTGACGTAACCACCAACGGTGACCGGGGATCCCCCAAGGTCGCTCGTTACAGTGAGGCTGTCCACGGTGTTGAAATCCGCTCCACCAATGCCGTCGAAATTACGAGGCTGAAGCGCAAAGACCTGGGAATCGGCAAACTGATAGTGCAGGTCGTCGGTCCGACCGGCAGTAATGTCAGCGCCAGGGAAGCTGAAAGTAACGAAGCCGTACTCGACATACGGATCGCCAGCCGCCCCACCATTTCCGCCATAGTTTGAAAGCCGTGAATAGTAGCTAGCATCAATGCCGCCAAGCAGATCGGTGGCAGAGCCAGAGGCAGCGATGTGCCAGTTGTTCATGTTCAGACTGTCGTCTGTGTTCTCGTCTGCATCTTCGAAAATCGTCTGGATGCGTCCGGACAGGTTCGGCCCATCGACGTGCTCATCAGCGATTGCAGCGGTGCTGCCGATCATTGCGGCTGCGGTGAACAGCGCGATATTCATTTTCTTCATTTCTGACCCCTTTATTGTCAGTCAAAACAACATGTTGTCTTCACTCGGGTTGGGCTGCGTTGCAGCGCCGAGACCCGGTTGAACATCGGCAGAGCTGGTTTTGTGGCGTAAAGCCAACACCTGTCTCTTTCCCGATACACGGAAGGTATACCGGGTTGTAACCGCGTTGCAACCTTTTTCAACAAAAAAGTTCACATGACGTTTGTGCGCCAAGTTGCTGATTAATAGTGGCACGTTGAATTTGGGGCAGGGAAAGACATACAGACCAGCCTCAAGGCTGTTGTTGTCTGAGCACAACGCTACGCCCCGGCGGCGTCGCTTCCGCGGGGCGTTTCGCGTCTTACTGCTCGTCGAGGAAGCTGCGTAGGCTGTCGGAGCGGGTGGGGTGGCGAAGTTTGCGCAGGGCCTTGGCCTCGATCTGGCGGATGCGCTCACGGGTCACGTCGAACTGCTTGCCGACCTCCTCGAGGGTGTGGTCGGTGTTCATATCGATGCCAAAGCGCATCCGCAGGACCTTCGCCTCGCGGGGCGTGAGGCCGGAGAGCACTTCCCGTACGGACTCGCGCAGGCCTTCACGGGTGGCGGAGTCCACGGGCGACATGACCGAGGTGTCCTCAATGAAGTCACCAAGGTGTGAGTCTTCATCATCGCCGATGGGCGTTTCCATGGAGATCGGCTCTTTGGCGATTTTGAGTACCTTGCGGACTTTGTCCTCGGGCATCTCCATGCGCTCGGCCAGCTCTTCGGGATGCGGCTCGCGGCCCATCTCCTGGAGCATCTGCCGGGAGACGCGGTTCAGTTTGTTGATCGTCTCGATCATGTGCACCGGGATCCGAATGGTCCGGGCCTGATCGGCGATCGAGCGGGTGATGGCCTGACGGATCCACCACGTCGCGTAGGTCGAGAACTTGTAACCGCGGCGGTATTCGAACTTGTCGACGGCCTTCATCAGCCCGATGTTGCCCTCCTGGATCAGGTCCAGGAACTGCAGGCCACGGTTGGTGTACTTCTTGGCAATGGAGATGACCAGGCGCAGGTTGGCCTCGACCATTTCCTTTTTGGCCCGGCGGGCCTTGGCCTCGCCAATGGACATGCGCCGGTTGATCTCCTTGATCTCCGCCGGCGGCAGGCCGGTGAGCTCGCGGATCTGGGTGAGCTCGGACTGCTCATCGAGCAGCGCCTGGCGGTGTTCCGAGAGTTTGGCGCTGTAGGGCTTTTTCGCCTTGATGACGGTGTCGATCCAGGCCGGATCGGTCTCATGCCCGGGGAAGCTCGCGATGAAATCCTTGCGCGGCATGCCCGCCTGCTTGGTGGCAACGCGCATGACCTCGCGCTCAGCGGCTCGGACACCCTCAACAGCCTTGCGCAGGTTGTTCGCCAGGCCTTCGATAACCTTCGGCACAAATTTAAAGGCAAGGAACAGGCCGGTCATTTCCTCGCGGAGATCACCGAGGCGCGGGCTGTCAGGCCCTTCTTTGTCCAGGATCTCCAGCATCTCGTTGTGTAGCACTTCGATGCGATCAAAGATCTGCGCCGCACGCTCGGGATCAGGGCCGGTGTCGGCAACAGCCGGCGCTTCAGTGTCATTTTCTGCGGCCTCTTCGGCAGCCGCCTCCGCCTCGCGCGCCGCTTCTGCTGCGGCGGCCTGGTGCGTGGCGACGATCTCGGGGACGTTGTCGACCAACTCCGTGATATCCCGGAAACCCGCAACGACATCGCCCAGACGCAACTCGCCGTTCTGGATGCCGTGGTGAAGGGCCACCATCGTCTTGGACGACTCGGGGTAGCCGGACAGTGCGCGCAGCACCTGATCAAGCCCGTCCTCGATGCGCTTGGCGAGCTCGATCTCGCCCTCACGGGTGAGGAGCTCAACCGTGCCCATCTCG contains:
- a CDS encoding SDR family oxidoreductase, which translates into the protein MTAENKVILVTGASQGIGRGVAEAMLADGHRVVLAARRLEPLEAIAGAYPNRALPVSVDVGDPAAVDALYKKIAAEYGRLDALFNNAGAFMASTPIGDVDWDDWRRVLGVNLDGAFLMARGAFRLMRDQQPQGGRIINNGSISAHAPRVNSVAYTTSKHAITGLTKSITLDGRAHDIACSQIDIGNAETPMTEPMKAGIPQPDGSVMREPVMDVRHVADAVRYIVNLPLDANVQFMTVMATKMPYLGRG
- the tenA gene encoding thiaminase II, with the protein product MDSPNFCLLKNRCHDDWQAYTQHRFLRELADGSLPKAAFQHYLQQDYLFLIHFARAYALAAYKSRTLADLRQAHEGLKAILDLELGLHVEYCAGWGISEAALEQTPEARPTTAYTRYVLDTGQRGDLLDLHVALAPCVIGYAEIADWINAQSFTVRGAANPYDAWIGMYESDEFQAAAQSERDWINARMERLPAPRIAQIAQIFREATRLETDFWAMNFEESAYS
- the rpoD gene encoding RNA polymerase sigma factor RpoD, whose amino-acid sequence is MAAQDQQSQIRELIARGKEQGYLTYAEVNDHLPDDIVEPEQIEDIIGMINDMGIPVHETAPDADTLLLSDGAVSTDEDEAEEAAAALAAVDAEFGRTTDPVRMYMREMGTVELLTREGEIELAKRIEDGLDQVLRALSGYPESSKTMVALHHGIQNGELRLGDVVAGFRDITELVDNVPEIVATHQAAAAEAAREAEAAAEEAAENDTEAPAVADTGPDPERAAQIFDRIEVLHNEMLEILDKEGPDSPRLGDLREEMTGLFLAFKFVPKVIEGLANNLRKAVEGVRAAEREVMRVATKQAGMPRKDFIASFPGHETDPAWIDTVIKAKKPYSAKLSEHRQALLDEQSELTQIRELTGLPPAEIKEINRRMSIGEAKARRAKKEMVEANLRLVISIAKKYTNRGLQFLDLIQEGNIGLMKAVDKFEYRRGYKFSTYATWWIRQAITRSIADQARTIRIPVHMIETINKLNRVSRQMLQEMGREPHPEELAERMEMPEDKVRKVLKIAKEPISMETPIGDDEDSHLGDFIEDTSVMSPVDSATREGLRESVREVLSGLTPREAKVLRMRFGIDMNTDHTLEEVGKQFDVTRERIRQIEAKALRKLRHPTRSDSLRSFLDEQ